The following are encoded together in the Oceanobacillus zhaokaii genome:
- a CDS encoding carboxypeptidase M32 — MDTIEKDFLELLKEMDSYREVIALTHWDMRTKIPKNGVEQRSEVVGFLAHKLHKLETSEKMKNYIDQLKGKTTNPIIQKAVEECEEKYNKNSKIPSDEFKEYVMLQSKSEAIWQEAREKADFALFQPYLEQLVEYNKKFANYWGYEDNIYDALLHNFEPGVTTKMLDEVFSKLRVSLTDLVEKVNQSKSKPDPTILQGHFPKEKQEAFSVEVLKQIGYDFNSGRLDDTIHPFEITLNSNDVRITTRYDEEDFRMAIFGIIHEGGHALYEQNISKELARTPLATGTSMGIHESQSLFWENLISRSKPFWEHYYDLFKSYAPETFQHVGLDDFYRSINEVKPSFIRIEADELTYALHIMIRYELEKGLINGDIAVNDLPDLWNKLMVEYLGIEPPTDREGVLQDIHWSGGDFGYFPSYALGYMYAAQIYHTLADEMNVEQLVASGNFAPILEWLSKNIHQYGKMKKPLEIIEDVTKEQLNPDYLVKYLTKKYTAIYQ, encoded by the coding sequence ATCGACACAATTGAAAAGGATTTTCTGGAATTGTTAAAGGAAATGGATAGCTATCGTGAGGTGATTGCACTTACACATTGGGATATGCGGACAAAGATTCCAAAAAATGGCGTCGAGCAACGTTCAGAAGTTGTTGGATTCCTAGCACATAAACTTCATAAGCTAGAAACTTCCGAGAAAATGAAGAACTACATCGATCAACTAAAAGGTAAGACAACCAATCCAATCATTCAAAAAGCAGTGGAAGAATGCGAAGAAAAGTATAATAAAAACAGTAAAATCCCAAGTGATGAATTTAAAGAATATGTCATGCTTCAATCAAAATCAGAGGCAATTTGGCAGGAGGCACGTGAGAAAGCGGATTTTGCACTTTTTCAACCTTATCTAGAGCAATTAGTAGAATATAATAAGAAATTCGCAAATTACTGGGGTTATGAAGATAATATTTATGATGCGTTGTTACATAACTTCGAACCCGGTGTCACGACAAAAATGCTGGATGAAGTTTTTTCGAAGCTAAGGGTTTCGTTAACAGACTTAGTTGAAAAAGTAAATCAAAGTAAATCAAAGCCAGACCCGACAATATTGCAAGGTCACTTTCCAAAAGAGAAGCAGGAAGCTTTTTCAGTCGAAGTATTAAAACAAATTGGCTATGATTTTAATTCTGGCAGACTAGATGACACGATACATCCATTTGAGATTACACTGAATAGTAATGATGTACGGATCACTACAAGGTATGATGAAGAGGACTTCCGCATGGCAATCTTCGGGATTATCCATGAAGGCGGACATGCATTGTATGAACAAAATATTAGTAAAGAATTAGCACGTACACCTCTTGCAACTGGAACTTCCATGGGAATACATGAATCGCAATCACTATTTTGGGAGAATTTAATCAGCAGAAGCAAGCCGTTTTGGGAACATTATTACGACTTATTTAAATCCTATGCACCAGAAACTTTTCAACATGTGGGGCTTGATGACTTTTACCGCTCAATTAATGAAGTTAAGCCTTCCTTTATAAGAATTGAGGCTGATGAACTAACCTATGCCCTTCATATTATGATTCGTTATGAATTAGAAAAAGGGTTAATTAATGGGGATATCGCTGTTAATGATTTACCGGATTTGTGGAATAAATTAATGGTCGAGTACTTGGGAATTGAGCCACCGACAGACCGTGAAGGGGTCTTACAAGATATTCACTGGTCAGGTGGAGACTTCGGCTATTTCCCTTCATATGCATTAGGCTATATGTATGCTGCACAAATTTATCATACACTAGCAGATGAAATGAATGTAGAACAATTGGTCGCATCTGGAAATTTTGCACCAATTTTAGAGTGGCTTTCAAAAAATATTCATCAGTATGGAAAGATGAAAAAACCATTGGAAATTATTGAGGATGTAACGAAAGAACAACTAAATCCTGATTATCTCGTCAAATACTTAACGAAGAAATATACAGCGATTTATCAATAG
- a CDS encoding THUMP domain-containing class I SAM-dependent RNA methyltransferase, with protein sequence MKNITLIATAAMGLESVVAQEVKQLGYEVTVENGKVIFEAPVSAIPRCNLWLRTADRVKVLVGKFTATTFDELFESTKALPWEEFIAEDGQFPVSGKSIKSQLHSVPDCQKIVKKSIAERLKLKYGMVSKMPETGALYKIEVALLKDEVTLTLDTSGTGLHKRGYRVGQGDAPLKETMAAALVLLTNWKAEYTFIDPFCGSGTIPIEAALIGQNIAPGFNRDFASENWTFIRNKHWQKAFEEAEDLANYDQKLEIIGSDIDHNLIKVASDNAIEAGLGDLITWKQMQVKDLFIRNDNGYIVTNPPYGERLSDKEAVAALYKDFGDVMKNHPTWSIYVITAFAAFEKQFGMEATKKRKLFNGFIETNYYQYFGERS encoded by the coding sequence ATGAAAAATATAACACTTATTGCAACAGCCGCTATGGGTCTAGAATCTGTAGTTGCACAAGAAGTAAAACAGCTTGGATATGAAGTAACAGTAGAAAATGGCAAAGTAATCTTTGAAGCACCAGTTTCAGCTATTCCGCGCTGTAATCTATGGTTACGTACAGCAGACAGAGTAAAGGTTCTTGTTGGGAAATTTACTGCAACGACATTCGACGAGCTATTCGAATCTACAAAGGCTCTTCCATGGGAAGAATTTATAGCAGAGGATGGACAATTTCCTGTTTCTGGAAAATCAATTAAATCACAATTGCACAGTGTTCCTGATTGCCAAAAAATCGTTAAGAAATCAATTGCTGAAAGACTTAAACTTAAATATGGCATGGTTTCCAAAATGCCAGAAACAGGAGCATTGTACAAAATAGAAGTTGCATTATTAAAGGATGAAGTTACCCTGACACTAGATACGTCAGGTACAGGGCTTCATAAAAGAGGCTATCGAGTAGGCCAGGGTGATGCACCTTTAAAAGAAACGATGGCGGCTGCACTCGTTTTACTTACAAATTGGAAGGCTGAATATACATTTATTGACCCTTTCTGTGGATCAGGTACGATTCCGATAGAAGCTGCATTAATTGGACAAAACATTGCTCCAGGATTTAATCGCGACTTTGCCTCAGAAAATTGGACTTTTATCCGTAATAAACATTGGCAAAAAGCATTTGAAGAAGCAGAAGACCTTGCGAATTACGATCAAAAATTGGAAATTATCGGCTCTGACATCGACCATAATTTGATTAAGGTTGCGAGTGATAACGCTATAGAGGCTGGATTAGGCGATTTAATTACATGGAAGCAAATGCAGGTCAAGGATTTATTTATCCGCAATGATAATGGTTATATTGTCACAAACCCTCCTTATGGGGAGCGCCTGAGTGATAAAGAAGCTGTTGCAGCACTATATAAAGACTTCGGTGATGTTATGAAGAATCATCCAACTTGGAGTATTTATGTAATCACTGCGTTCGCTGCTTTCGAGAAACAATTCGGTATGGAAGCAACGAAGAAACGTAAATTATTTAATGGCTTTATTGAAACAAACTATTATCAATACTTTGGAGAACGTTCTTAA
- the gpsB gene encoding cell division regulator GpsB has translation MMSKRAQLNGKAILEKDFKTTMRGYSQEEVDEFLDIIIQDYDAFNQEIVRLQQEIEKLKKTTPDLQQTRTRATQQNTQVNYDVLKRLSNLEKEVFGKKFIEADE, from the coding sequence ATGATGAGTAAACGTGCACAATTAAATGGGAAGGCAATTCTTGAAAAAGATTTTAAAACGACCATGCGTGGCTATAGTCAAGAAGAAGTGGATGAATTCCTAGATATCATCATTCAAGATTATGATGCATTCAATCAGGAAATAGTAAGATTACAGCAAGAAATTGAAAAACTTAAAAAGACCACGCCAGACCTGCAACAGACACGAACTAGAGCTACCCAACAAAATACACAGGTTAATTATGATGTATTGAAACGCTTGTCAAATCTAGAAAAAGAAGTGTTTGGCAAGAAGTTTATTGAGGCAGACGAATAG
- a CDS encoding cytidine deaminase: MNKLIDEAINARKNAYVPYSKFRVGAALLTKSGKVYTGCNIENAAYSLACCAERVTIFKAISDGETEFAEMAVAADTKRPVPPCGACRQVMSEFFDSKMNIYLTNINKVTKTFTMEELLPFSFDTNDLLGE; encoded by the coding sequence ATGAATAAGCTAATTGACGAAGCAATCAATGCAAGAAAGAATGCCTATGTACCCTATTCAAAATTCCGGGTTGGTGCTGCACTATTAACTAAGTCCGGCAAGGTTTATACAGGCTGTAACATTGAGAATGCTGCATACTCTCTAGCATGTTGTGCAGAACGTGTTACGATTTTTAAAGCTATATCTGATGGCGAAACAGAATTTGCCGAAATGGCTGTTGCTGCAGATACAAAACGCCCTGTGCCACCTTGTGGGGCATGCAGGCAAGTAATGAGTGAATTTTTTGACAGCAAAATGAACATTTACTTAACAAATATTAATAAAGTAACGAAGACATTTACAATGGAAGAATTATTACCATTTTCATTTGATACCAATGATTTGCTAGGTGAATAA
- a CDS encoding DUF1798 family protein: MELLKQTETLREHLDYLRGQFEHATPPENVKDRSFFEKVKEETTPIYDLIANWEENALQKVKEQKVTVHPQQITSTKENMELLLMHSYYKDARRKRYMELYNSVIYIYDQIIREL; this comes from the coding sequence ATGGAATTATTAAAGCAAACAGAAACTCTAAGGGAACATCTTGATTATTTACGTGGTCAATTCGAACATGCTACTCCACCAGAAAATGTGAAGGATCGAAGTTTTTTTGAAAAAGTTAAAGAAGAGACAACGCCGATCTATGATCTGATAGCAAACTGGGAAGAGAATGCATTACAAAAGGTTAAAGAGCAGAAGGTCACAGTCCATCCACAACAAATAACTTCTACTAAGGAAAATATGGAGTTACTTCTCATGCACAGCTATTATAAAGATGCAAGAAGGAAACGCTATATGGAACTATATAATTCAGTAATCTATATTTATGATCAAATAATTAGAGAATTATAA
- a CDS encoding spore protein: MKQKKNQTKKQDRNKSNSGIIGDKKLNGPNRPST, encoded by the coding sequence TTGAAACAGAAGAAGAATCAAACAAAGAAACAAGATAGAAACAAATCTAATTCAGGAATTATTGGCGATAAAAAACTAAATGGTCCAAATCGTCCTTCAACTTAA